From Roseateles sp. SL47:
TCGAATACTTGCCGGCACCCGCGCGCGGTTCGTCGCGCCCCAGCATGGCCAGCGATTCACGCGCCGCGCGACCATTGCCACGCGCCAGCAGCGCGATGGCCGTCTGCACACGGGCATTCATTTCCAGTCCGGCCAGGCGGCGTTCCTTGAGCCAGACCAGGCACTCGGCAAAACGTTCCACGGCGCTCGCCTGGTCCGAGACGCAGGTCAGCGTCAACTGCAGATGCTGCAGGCGTTGCGCTACCAGCGGCTTGTCCCGCATGAGGTGTTCGCGCTCGGCGAGTTCACGGCGCAGGTCCGCGGGCGCGGGGGCGCCAGGCAGGCTGTCGCGGAAGCCTGGCGACAGCGCGTGGTCCGACAGTTCGGCGGCGCGTCGCGCGATCTGCAGCGCCATCAGTTCCATGCGGTGACACTCCGCCAGCGCGCACATCTCTTCCAGCCCTGCGGCGGCGCACTGGTCCACCGAGCTGTCCAGCAGGTTCAGGGCCCGCTGGCACTCGCCCAGCGCCATCAACGCATCAGCGGCGCCATGCATCGCCTCCACGGCCATCTCCACCGGCGACTCGGCGTCCTCCACCACGGCGCGGAAGCACTCGATGGCGCGGCCGGGACGGTCCATGCACAGGAAGGTCCAGCCCTGGTCCAGATTGGAACTCCAGCGCACCCATTCCCGCGAGACCTGGTCATGCAGCCGCAGTGCGGCCTGGAAGTGCTCCTGCGCCTCCTGCTCCCTTCCCAGCGCCAGCAGCATGCGTCCGATCATCTGCGCCAGCAGCGACAACGACATCGCGTCCGCGCCGCCGGGACGTGCCGTGCGTAGCGTTG
This genomic window contains:
- a CDS encoding helix-turn-helix domain-containing protein; its protein translation is MQMSLAVSMARCGLNEPDAAMLVFAGRVEEALRVATLRTARPGGADAMSLSLLAQMIGRMLLALGREQEAQEHFQAALRLHDQVSREWVRWSSNLDQGWTFLCMDRPGRAIECFRAVVEDAESPVEMAVEAMHGAADALMALGECQRALNLLDSSVDQCAAAGLEEMCALAECHRMELMALQIARRAAELSDHALSPGFRDSLPGAPAPADLRRELAEREHLMRDKPLVAQRLQHLQLTLTCVSDQASAVERFAECLVWLKERRLAGLEMNARVQTAIALLARGNGRAARESLAMLGRDEPRAGAGKYSMDVQYCLSKLYLLQGQVSDAMRAYKQHVEEAVYMIKRDLAQAHRIDAHARATTAPAGGDAARLRLPLKYRGAYQFVLDHLGDPGLSVRMVAAKAGVTERSLQMAFRAHLGMTPAEFIRRRRMERIRDELQAAGANGARVNVQEVAARWGVSNRSTLAHNYRQVYTESPTQTLQGLPRQSS